The sequence ACCTCCGGCTGGCCGAACGTCGCCCGCGCCGTGCACACCCGCAGGTCGCAGGCGTACGCCAGCTCGGCGCCGCCGCCCAGCGCCGGGCCGTCGACGGCGGCCACGGTCGGCATCGGCAGCGCCCGGATCCGGGCGAAGGCGGCCTGGTTGATGGCGGCCAGGGCGTCCAGCCGGCCGCGCTCGCGGAGCTGGCCGATGTCCGCCCCGCCGGCGAAGATGCCCTCCGTCCCCCCGGTGAGCAGGAGCAGCCGGGGTCGTGCCTCCAGCTCGGCGCAGACCGCGTGCAGCTCGGCGGTCAGGTCGGCGTCGATGGCGTTGCGCTTCTCCGGCCGGTCCAGCGTCACCACCAGCCGGTCCGGCAGCTCCTCGATCCGCAGCCCGGTCACTGTTTGACCCCGCCTTCCCACGTGTAGAAGCCCTGGCCGGACTTCTTGCCCAGCTTCCCGGCGGCCACCATCTCGACGAGCAGCGGC comes from Micromonospora viridifaciens and encodes:
- a CDS encoding enoyl-CoA hydratase/isomerase family protein produces the protein MTGLRIEELPDRLVVTLDRPEKRNAIDADLTAELHAVCAELEARPRLLLLTGGTEGIFAGGADIGQLRERGRLDALAAINQAAFARIRALPMPTVAAVDGPALGGGAELAYACDLRVCTARATFGQPEVRLGILAGAGATYRLPALVGEARAKELLFTGRRVDADEALRIGLVNRVVAEPAELLPTAHGLLDEIAKGSALAVRLTKLAVDAPPAAHPQLDLLSQAVLFEDEEKHRRMTEFLERRRSR